Proteins encoded by one window of Melanotaenia boesemani isolate fMelBoe1 chromosome 10, fMelBoe1.pri, whole genome shotgun sequence:
- the LOC121646893 gene encoding DEP domain-containing protein 7-like, with amino-acid sequence MATIKERAAALNLAEKLCVRPHAPGVATKSAQSSSIWSSLIFHLRSTVTVKRRLVHLKSHDNCFLGSEAADVVADHITHAKECEGAVVSRDKVVHVCQALLECNVFEAVGTKMFGKNKKQGVFQDSKSALYRFVAVCTPSIDELERGVLASGIQTYFCCSSPNRLEKQTCPPEMAPPVKVCETSVLAGQLEARLSTNLSLEPLSGSLSPSRAQTDSVLPQSLVHQVWQEQTLHRLLNLVELPLLEEVLQCIQNPTSPPPANTVVHGNPDLIYSSNHLDRQILKAFRSSQEEEWLCAALDCLDFLPDQPVVELSRELPHCFPQEKTSDQELAGGSMQEEAHNGEQQTHLSQRGLAQCKLLLYGTLVKHYSHTNRSPLLPQHMTDIYMAITDLLVNAKLDRALEATQLCLKLLPLSSREELRRLLTFMSLAADPQGIKVDKEMENKLAVKKSFSRVILHSRAFTKEKEDLMLVFMLSNIKEIFKIPGALHKGVSDKLASLAQGKQPDVTGATLSQQVCSRTCAESVKKTTNQELWILLNSIHLDTKMSTKERKRRLRQFNQAHPQVFNQYFGDSAINEL; translated from the exons ATGGctacaataaaagaaagagcTGCGGCGCTGAACCTTGCAGAGAAATTGTGCGTGCGTCCTCACG CACCTGGAGTGGCCACCAAGTCGGCGCAGTCTTCCTCCATCTGGAGCAGCCTCATCTTCCATCTTAGGTCCACAGTGACAGTGAAACGCAGGCTAGTCCACCTAAAGTCCCACGACAACTGTTTCCTTGGCTCTGAGGCTGCGGATGTGGTGGCAGACCACATTACTCATGCCAAGGAatgtgaag GTGCTGTTGTATCACGTGACAAAGTGGTGCACGTGTGCCAGGCCTTGCTTGAGTGCAACGTGTTCGAGGCGGTGGGAACCAAAATGTTTGGCAAAAACAAGAAGCAGGGTGTGTTTCAGGACAGCAAGAGCGCTCTTTACAG GTTTGTAGCTGTGTGTACGCCATCAATTGATGAGTTGGAAAGAGGCGTGCTCGCAAGTGGGATTCAAACATACTTTTGTTGCTCTTCTCCAAACAg gCTGGAAAAGCAGACATGTCCCCCCGAGATGGCCCCCCCTGTCAAAGTCTGTGAGACGTCCGTGTTGGCCGGCCAACTGGAGGCTCGTCTCAGTACTAACCTTTCACTGGAGCCACTCTCAGGCAGCCTGAGTCCCAGCAGAGCGCAGACAGACTCTGTTTTACCACAGTCAC TGGTACACCAGGTGTGGCAGGAGCAGACCCTGCACAGGCTGTTAAACCTAGTGGAGCTCCCTCTGCTGGAAGAAGTGCTGCAGTGCATCCAGAACCCAACCTCTCCACCTCCAGCTAACACGGTGGTTCATGGTAACCCTGACCTGATCTACAGCAGCAACCACCTGGACAGACAGATCCTCAAGGCCTTCAGGAGCTCCCA GGAAGAGGAGTGGCTCTGTGCTGCTCTGGACTGTTTGGACTTCCTTCCTGATCAGCCGGTGGTGGAGCTGAGCAGGGAGCTGCCTCACTGTTTCCCACAGGAGAAGACCAGTGACCAAGAGCTAGCAGGGGGCAGCATGCAGGAGGAAG CTCACAACGGGGAGCAGCAGACTCATCTCTCCCAAAGGGGCTTGGCTCAGTGTAAGCTGCTGCTGTATGGGACTCTGGTAAAACACTACAGCCACACAAACAGGTCTCCTCTGCTGCCACAGCACATGACTGACATCTACATGGCTATCACTGACCTGCTGG TAAATGCCAAGTTGGATAGAGCTTTGGAGGCGACCCAGCTGTGTCTGAAGCTGCTGCCACTGAGCAGCAGAGAAGAGCTGCGCAGGTTGCTTACGTTTATGTCGTTGGCAGCTGATCCACAAGGGATAAAAGTAGACAAAGAG ATGGAGAACAAACTGGCAGTGAAGAAGTCCTTCTCCCGGGTGATCCTGCACAGCAGGGCCTTCACAAAGGAGAAAGAAGACCTCATGTTGGTCTTCATGCTCAGCAACATAAAGGAAATTTTTAAG ATTCCCGGGGCTCTGCACAAAGGAGTGAGCGACAAGCTGGCCAGCCTCGCTCAGGGCAAACAGCCTGATGTGACGG GTGCTACGCTCAGCCAGCAGGTTTGCAGCAGGACTTGTGCCGAGtctgtaaagaaaacaacaaaccaggAACTGTGGATACTCTTAAACAGCATCCACCTGGACACCAAGATGTCAACCAAGGAACGAAAGCGCCGCCTCAGACAGTTTAACCAAGCCCACCCACAGGTTTTCAACCAGTACTTTGGTGACTCTGCCATCAATGAGCTGTAG